A region of the Myxococcus stipitatus DSM 14675 genome:
AGAAGACGGGCGAGGTGGCTCGGAGCCGCTCCTGCTCGGCCGGGTCCTCCACGTCGCCCACTCGCTGGGCATACGAGCCTCGGATGACTTGCCACTGCGGTGGGAAGGACTTCAGGAACGTGAAGAGGTTGGAGATGCCAAAGGCATCCACCGCGCAGCGGTACACCGAGGGGCTGAAGGCCGCGCCCGCGAGCGCCGCGTAGCCGCCGTAGGAGCTGCCCATGATGGCGACGCGCGAGGCATCCACCTGGCCCTCCTTCACCGCCCACGCCACCGTGTCCTCCAGGTCGTCGTTCATCGCGCGGCCCCACTGGCGGTTGCCCGCGTTGAGGAAGGCCTTTCCCAGCCCCGCGGAAGAGCGGAAGTTGACCTGGAGCACCGCGTAGCCCCGGTTCGCCAGCCACTGCACCTCCGGGCTGAATCGCCAGGTGTCTCGCGTCCATGGGCCGCCATGCACCAGCAGCACCGTGGGAAGCGGACCCTCCGGTGCGTCCACGGGTCGTGTCAGGTAGCCCGTCAGCGTCAGCCCGTCGCGGGACTTCAGCTGGAAGGGCTTCATCCGGGCCAGCGGCGCCTGTTCCAGCGAGGGCTGGTTGGAGAAGAGCAGCTCGGCGCGGCGGGTGGACCGGTCGTAGGTGTAGTAGCGCAGGGGCGCGGCGTCCTGCTCGAAGGCCACCACCCACCGGCGGTCCGCGCGGTCGCGGCTGACCAGGGAGAAGTCTCCGTCGCCCATTCGGCCCAGGACCTCGAAGTCCTCGCGCAGGCTCGGGTCCAGCACCTTCCACCGCACGTGGCCGTCGGTGTTGAAGGCCACGGCCTGGACCACCTTGCGCTCGGGGTGGAAGAGGACGTCGAACACGTCAGAGCCCGCGTCTTCCGCGAGCACCTTCTCCGCGCCCGTGCGCAGCACCCGCTCCACCACGCGCGAGGTGTTGGAGCCGTGCGGACTCTTCAGGTAGACCTTCGCGCCGTCGCGCGAGAAGCCGATGAACCCCATGTACTGGGGGAAGACGTTCTCCCGCAGGGGCACCTCCAACAGCGTCCGCCAGGGGGTGCGCGGGGAGTCTCGAACGCGCAGCACGGTGGTGCCGTCTGGCTTCTGCGCCAGCGCTCCGCGCACGTCCAGCTTCGCGTCCGCCGTCCAGGTCATCACGTCGCCCGGGTCCTGCGTGTCGAGCGTGATGGCGCCGGTGTCGAGCGACACGCGGTAGATGTCCGAGCTCGTGCGCGCTCGGAGGTTCATCGTCACCAGGAGCTCTCGCGGCGTGGTGGGAGAGGACTCCAGCATTCGGGCGCGGATGCCCTGGAACGGGGTCAGGTCGCGCACCACGCCCGTCGAGAGGTCGGCGGCGTAGACATGGGTGTTCTCATCCCCGTCGGAGTCCTGCGGGTAGAGGAGGGTGCGCGAGTCCTGCGACCACTCGTAGTACCGGACGCCCCGCTGAGGTTCCTTCGTGACGGCGCGGGTGTCGTCCTGGCCTTGCAGCGTCCGCACCCAGACCTGCATGACGCCCTTCGTATCGGGCGCGACCCAGGCCAGCTTCTCTCCGTCCGGCGACAGTGTGGGTTTGTCCCGGACGGCGTTGCCGAACAACAGCGTTCGAGGAATCACGGGCGGCGATTCCGCCAGCGCGGGTACGGCCCACAGCATCAACACCATCACCCCACGGTGCAGCAGCATCGAGTCTCCCAGCGGCGGCGTCCTTCGGGACGAAAAAGCAGCGTCACGCGGCCTGAACACCCATCGGGGCTGCCTATTTCTCACTCCTGCTTGTCCTGGGGGCGTCGGTCGGGTCCACCGGTCAGCGCAGGCCCGTCGCGTCAGGGCGTGAGTGGACTCGGTGCGCGTGCGGCCGCGATGAGCGGACGCACGGGTGTGAGAGAGGGAAGCGGGTGACGGGATTCGAATCCACGCCACCCGCTCGAGATGCGGATGCTCTTCCCCTGGGCTACGGAGGCGTGTTGTCTGCCATTTCCGCTGAGCGCGGCGGACCTCGTGCCGTCAGGGGGACGCTGTGCGTTGAATCCAGCGGGCCCTGAAGGGCTCGGGCTCTCCAGGCCCGTGCGTCTTCCTTCTTCAGGGTGCAGCGCAGGAGGCGGTGCGAGTGCGGGGCCGCGGGTCGTTCTCCTCCGCGTGGAGGCACCAGCGGCGGAACGAAGTGGCCGGCCGGGTTCTGGGCATGACGTGATGACCCGAATGGGGGAGAGTTCGTTGTCATGCGCAACGTCTCGATGCCCGCCCTGCTTCTCTCGATACTTGCCGTGGGCATCACCATGGCCGTGGCTGGAGCGTGGGGAATGGGAATGACGCGCGTCCGCGTCATCAATGCGTCCGAACGTGAGCTGCGGAGCTTGGAGGTGAAGTTCCCGGGACGCGTATGCCATTACGAGAAGGTCGCCCTTCAAGCCGAAGTCCGGTGCGAGGGGCGGGCGGACCGGGATGGGTACGTCGAGGTCTCGTATCGTCTGGGGGAAGGGGCAGCGCAGCACGTCGTTTCGAAGGAGTACGTCAGTCCCTCGATGGGATGGCGAGGCTCCCTGCTGCTGCGGCCCGATGGAAGCCTCGACGCCACCGAGTCTCGGTAGCTCCCGCGCGACCCTCTCCCCTCGGAGACTCTCGAGCCACGCGCTGCGCTCTTGAACGCGCAGGACGAACCGTGTGCGAGACATCCCCACGCGTGTGGCCTGCTCACCGACGGCCCCGATTCGAGCGGCCTTGCTTCTTCTGGTCGCTGTCATAGGACGTCAACCCCACCGCTGACGAAGAAGGACTCAACCATGGTCGTGGAGTACATCCGTTATGACGTCCCCACCGAGCGGGCCGGAGCGTTTCTC
Encoded here:
- a CDS encoding S9 family peptidase; the protein is MLLHRGVMVLMLWAVPALAESPPVIPRTLLFGNAVRDKPTLSPDGEKLAWVAPDTKGVMQVWVRTLQGQDDTRAVTKEPQRGVRYYEWSQDSRTLLYPQDSDGDENTHVYAADLSTGVVRDLTPFQGIRARMLESSPTTPRELLVTMNLRARTSSDIYRVSLDTGAITLDTQDPGDVMTWTADAKLDVRGALAQKPDGTTVLRVRDSPRTPWRTLLEVPLRENVFPQYMGFIGFSRDGAKVYLKSPHGSNTSRVVERVLRTGAEKVLAEDAGSDVFDVLFHPERKVVQAVAFNTDGHVRWKVLDPSLREDFEVLGRMGDGDFSLVSRDRADRRWVVAFEQDAAPLRYYTYDRSTRRAELLFSNQPSLEQAPLARMKPFQLKSRDGLTLTGYLTRPVDAPEGPLPTVLLVHGGPWTRDTWRFSPEVQWLANRGYAVLQVNFRSSAGLGKAFLNAGNRQWGRAMNDDLEDTVAWAVKEGQVDASRVAIMGSSYGGYAALAGAAFSPSVYRCAVDAFGISNLFTFLKSFPPQWQVIRGSYAQRVGDVEDPAEQERLRATSPVFSVDKIRIPLLVAQGANDPRVKQAESEQMVSAMEKAGRDVTYVLYPDEGHGFYRPENNLDYHARVESFLARHLGGRLEPLPKEGRVPGSSAVVRQSGGTAK